A stretch of Deinococcus sp. Leaf326 DNA encodes these proteins:
- a CDS encoding N-acetyltransferase: MLWYKLMPRGGQQIAFVYEIEVGAEHRRRGYAREVFRLLEQHAAEQGATAVQLHVFGHNHPARAFTKVWASNP; the protein is encoded by the coding sequence GTGCTGTGGTACAAGCTCATGCCGCGAGGCGGCCAGCAGATTGCTTTCGTCTATGAGATTGAGGTTGGAGCTGAGCATCGACGGCGTGGATATGCCCGTGAGGTGTTCAGGCTGCTCGAGCAACATGCAGCGGAACAAGGCGCAACGGCCGTACAACTGCATGTCTTCGGACACAACCACCCGGCACGGGCATTCACGAAGGTCTGGGCTTCGAACCCGT